The following are encoded together in the Candidatus Uhrbacteria bacterium genome:
- the lgt gene encoding prolipoprotein diacylglyceryl transferase, giving the protein MIPYFEWRHIIVGPLTIQTWGLFVAGGILAAAWVSARLARRRGLDGDVVWDVLGWMVGGGLIGARLFHVLFYEPAYYLANPGEIFSFWLGGMAISGGLAGGAITGFLFLKWKGFAVWRYADVLAFGLPLGQFIGRIGCFLNHLHPGTPTDFFLGVSYPDGVVRHDNGLYLSLNGLLLFFIFLLLRRRVREGTFLALFFLWDGVIRFGLDFLRAREGDMVDARYIGLTPAQYVSLAMVAIGGWLWYRRKELPT; this is encoded by the coding sequence ATGATCCCTTACTTTGAGTGGCGGCATATTATTGTTGGTCCTCTCACAATACAAACGTGGGGCCTATTTGTCGCAGGGGGAATTTTGGCGGCGGCATGGGTGAGCGCACGACTGGCCCGGCGGCGCGGACTTGACGGGGACGTTGTATGGGACGTTCTTGGGTGGATGGTGGGCGGCGGGCTTATCGGCGCGCGACTTTTCCATGTGCTCTTTTATGAACCAGCCTATTATCTGGCAAATCCTGGAGAGATTTTTTCTTTCTGGCTTGGCGGGATGGCGATCTCTGGGGGATTGGCGGGCGGAGCCATTACCGGGTTCCTTTTTCTTAAGTGGAAAGGTTTTGCTGTGTGGCGCTATGCCGATGTCTTGGCGTTTGGCCTCCCCCTCGGTCAATTTATCGGGCGTATTGGATGTTTCCTTAACCACCTTCATCCAGGGACACCGACGGACTTTTTTCTTGGCGTGTCCTACCCCGATGGAGTTGTCCGCCACGACAACGGTCTCTATCTATCGTTGAATGGTCTCCTTCTCTTCTTCATTTTTCTTCTTCTCAGACGCCGAGTCAGGGAAGGGACATTTCTTGCCCTGTTCTTTCTCTGGGATGGTGTGATACGGTTCGGGCTGGACTTTTTGCGGGCAAGGGAAGGGGACATGGTGGACGCGCGTTATATTGGGTTGACCCCCGCGCAATATGTCTCGCTTGCTATGGTGGCAATAGGGGGTTGGCTCTGGTACCGCCGGAAGGAGTTACCCACATAA
- the ligA gene encoding NAD-dependent DNA ligase LigA, whose translation MTKAQARERIEKLRETIAHHRYLYHVLDRQEISDAALDSLKHELYKLEQTFPDLLAPDSPTQRVGGEPLAKFEKVRHDARMLSMEDVFSHEEFHAWYSRVLERSGKPALDLYCMVKLDGLAVSLIYRDGVLHKAATRGDGNVGEDVTQNVKTIDAVPLRLRVLPHKRLPAEIVVRGEIYMPVAAFERMNKERVKGGEEPFANPRNVAAGSIRQLDPSVAARRPLDFYAWDLITEVGAHTHEEEMGILRELGFKVTPESARATTVEHVETYWQKLTKKRAQLPFWIDGIVVRVNDNRVYADLGVVGKTPRGLVAWKFPAEEVTTVVREVEWFVGRTGALTPVAVVEPTALGGTTVRHASLHNMDEIERLGLRIGDTVVLIKAGEIIPKVLRVVEDLRSKDAKRIVPPTHCPICGSPVQRRQGEVALVCANKRCFAQERERLLHAARAFEIDGLGEKIIEQLLSVGLIATAPDIFALSADELAGLERFAEVSSKKLTEEIQRKKHISLDRFVVALGIPHVGEETARDLSRHFKTFDDLSHASREELEAIPGIGSIVGQSVAEYFADPHTKELLDAYKKNGVHLKAFESTRSGTFSGKAFVLTGTLEDMSREEAKARIRAMGGEVSETVSKKTFAVVAGADPGSKLARAEKLGVRVLSESDFLRMLS comes from the coding sequence ATCACAAAGGCACAAGCGCGCGAACGCATAGAAAAACTACGCGAAACCATTGCGCACCATCGGTATCTCTATCACGTGCTCGACCGGCAGGAGATTTCGGATGCGGCGCTCGACTCTCTTAAACACGAGCTCTACAAACTCGAACAAACATTCCCCGACCTCCTCGCCCCCGACTCACCGACCCAACGCGTGGGTGGCGAGCCGCTCGCGAAGTTTGAAAAAGTGCGTCATGACGCGCGGATGCTTTCGATGGAAGACGTGTTTTCACATGAGGAATTTCACGCGTGGTACAGCCGTGTTCTTGAGCGTTCGGGAAAACCGGCTCTTGATCTCTACTGCATGGTGAAATTGGATGGCTTGGCTGTGTCGCTCATCTATCGCGATGGTGTTCTTCATAAAGCGGCGACGCGCGGAGATGGGAATGTGGGCGAGGATGTGACGCAGAACGTGAAAACGATTGATGCCGTGCCTTTGCGGCTTCGTGTTTTGCCGCACAAGCGCCTTCCCGCCGAAATTGTAGTGCGCGGAGAGATTTATATGCCTGTGGCGGCGTTTGAACGGATGAATAAGGAACGCGTGAAAGGAGGGGAAGAACCATTTGCCAACCCACGCAATGTGGCGGCGGGGAGCATTCGCCAGCTTGATCCGTCTGTAGCCGCCCGGCGCCCGCTCGATTTTTACGCGTGGGACCTGATTACCGAGGTGGGGGCACACACGCACGAAGAGGAGATGGGGATACTTCGTGAACTTGGGTTTAAGGTGACGCCGGAAAGCGCACGCGCCACAACGGTGGAACACGTGGAAACGTACTGGCAGAAGCTTACAAAAAAGCGCGCGCAACTTCCGTTTTGGATTGATGGCATTGTGGTGCGCGTGAATGATAACCGCGTGTATGCCGATCTGGGAGTGGTGGGGAAGACGCCGCGCGGACTTGTTGCATGGAAATTTCCCGCAGAAGAAGTGACGACGGTTGTGCGCGAAGTAGAGTGGTTTGTGGGGCGAACAGGCGCGCTTACTCCTGTGGCGGTTGTGGAGCCCACGGCGCTTGGGGGGACGACCGTACGCCACGCGTCGCTTCACAACATGGACGAGATTGAACGCTTGGGACTTCGGATCGGGGACACCGTGGTACTCATTAAAGCAGGCGAGATCATTCCCAAAGTGTTGCGTGTCGTGGAAGATCTCCGTTCGAAGGATGCCAAACGAATTGTTCCGCCTACGCACTGTCCCATATGCGGCTCACCTGTCCAACGGCGGCAGGGCGAAGTGGCGCTTGTTTGTGCGAATAAGCGGTGTTTCGCCCAAGAGCGCGAGCGGCTTCTTCACGCGGCGCGCGCGTTTGAAATTGATGGGCTTGGGGAAAAAATCATTGAGCAGTTACTTAGTGTGGGACTCATTGCCACGGCGCCCGACATCTTTGCGCTTTCGGCTGATGAGCTTGCAGGGCTTGAACGTTTTGCGGAGGTCTCTTCAAAAAAACTCACAGAGGAGATTCAACGCAAGAAACATATCTCGCTCGATCGTTTTGTTGTGGCGCTTGGGATTCCGCATGTTGGGGAGGAGACGGCGCGGGATTTATCACGGCATTTTAAGACGTTCGACGACCTCTCGCATGCATCACGAGAAGAACTTGAAGCGATTCCGGGCATTGGGAGTATTGTTGGACAAAGCGTTGCGGAATACTTCGCTGATCCCCACACAAAGGAGCTTTTGGATGCGTACAAAAAAAACGGTGTGCATCTCAAGGCATTCGAGAGTACGAGATCAGGGACATTCTCTGGAAAGGCTTTTGTGCTTACCGGCACGCTCGAAGACATGAGCCGTGAGGAGGCAAAGGCGCGTATCCGTGCGATGGGCGGAGAGGTTTCCGAGACGGTTTCAAAAAAGACATTTGCCGTAGTGGCCGGAGCTGATCCTGGCTCCAAGTTAGCGCGGGCAGAGAAGCTCGGCGTGCGGGTGTTGTCTGAATCGGATTTCTTGCGTATGCTTTCGTAA
- a CDS encoding beta-galactosidase: MKKHAHIASGLWRTTLVVCGLVLAVLLLSATRTTKPELGITWSSRAARDIGLDPAAAFDRVLAELDPAHIRLPVYWDDVEPREGEFDFSAYDEMLEKAGAAGVEVTLAVGVKVPRWPECYIPEWMDADDAERLKTRVRMLLTTTIERYRTHPAVTRFQIENEPFLFFGKCPKPDAAFLKEEFAIARSLTSKPLVMTTSGELEPWLHTIPYADEVGFSLYRLVWSPIIGFWVYPTQSSFYYARVKTLAPFVDEVFVSELQGEPWFFKPPEELSVEDQHQMFSPRMLRNNVAFAKRIGVSRVDVWGAEWWLWMKEHGDASLWEEARRLFQ, translated from the coding sequence ATGAAGAAACACGCACACATCGCAAGCGGACTCTGGAGGACGACGCTTGTAGTGTGCGGCCTCGTGCTTGCCGTTCTCCTGCTTTCCGCCACACGGACAACGAAGCCGGAGCTTGGCATAACGTGGAGTTCGCGTGCGGCGCGCGACATCGGTCTTGATCCTGCCGCTGCGTTTGACCGCGTGCTCGCGGAGCTGGACCCGGCGCATATCCGTTTGCCCGTGTATTGGGACGATGTAGAGCCGCGGGAAGGAGAATTCGACTTCTCCGCATACGACGAGATGCTTGAAAAGGCCGGCGCCGCGGGCGTCGAGGTGACGCTTGCCGTTGGAGTGAAGGTGCCGCGCTGGCCGGAATGTTACATACCCGAATGGATGGATGCAGACGATGCGGAGCGTTTGAAGACGCGGGTACGGATGCTTCTTACAACGACGATTGAACGCTATCGTACGCATCCGGCCGTGACGCGATTCCAAATCGAAAACGAACCCTTCCTCTTTTTCGGCAAGTGTCCGAAGCCCGATGCGGCTTTCCTAAAAGAAGAATTCGCTATTGCTCGCTCCCTTACCTCAAAACCGCTCGTGATGACTACCAGTGGAGAGCTGGAGCCGTGGTTGCACACGATTCCCTATGCCGACGAAGTGGGATTTTCTCTCTACCGACTTGTGTGGAGTCCGATTATCGGTTTTTGGGTGTATCCTACACAATCGTCGTTTTACTATGCACGGGTAAAGACGCTGGCCCCCTTTGTTGATGAAGTGTTCGTCTCGGAACTTCAGGGCGAACCGTGGTTTTTTAAACCCCCAGAGGAACTTTCTGTGGAAGATCAGCACCAAATGTTTTCCCCGCGCATGCTGCGCAACAACGTTGCTTTTGCCAAACGGATCGGCGTGTCGCGGGTGGATGTGTGGGGCGCGGAGTGGTGGCTCTGGATGAAGGAACACGGGGACGCAAGCCTCTGGGAAGAAGCGAGACGGCTTTTCCAATAG
- the gatC gene encoding Asp-tRNA(Asn)/Glu-tRNA(Gln) amidotransferase subunit GatC, with translation MEDIKRLAELARLSLTEEEEKEFASQMTSILSYVGKIQELQLPVDAPEMVHAVSLVNVWRNDVAEAASEEQCEALRSAFPESVARMNAVPAVFEEPKR, from the coding sequence ATGGAAGATATAAAACGGCTGGCGGAACTTGCCCGGCTTTCCTTAACGGAAGAAGAAGAAAAGGAGTTTGCATCACAGATGACCTCGATTTTGAGCTACGTGGGGAAGATCCAAGAGCTCCAATTACCGGTCGACGCGCCAGAGATGGTGCATGCGGTGTCGCTTGTAAATGTGTGGCGCAATGACGTAGCGGAAGCGGCGTCCGAGGAACAGTGCGAGGCACTTCGCAGCGCGTTTCCGGAATCTGTCGCGCGCATGAATGCCGTACCGGCAGTTTTTGAAGAACCAAAGCGTTGA
- a CDS encoding prepilin peptidase, which produces MLGVFLFLLGASVGSFFAAWAGRGSLAAVARGRSSCRNCTLTLHGHHLVPIVSWLFLRGRCAHCKISIPLSLLVTEAAFGVLFLLLWFVQFGSFTHVPTDERAWLGFAVKLLFLLMFGILALFDWYHMTLPDRLTVPFITMAAVVNILLEPTAARAIDLLSGAAILAAFFGLQYLLSRGRWIGAGDIRFGVLLGAMFGVSGVFVAAFGYVIGAAVSIVLLATGLAHRKTALPLGLFLSLGGAVFLLLGDWLVRVLYV; this is translated from the coding sequence ATGTTGGGCGTTTTTCTGTTTCTACTCGGCGCTTCCGTAGGAAGTTTTTTTGCGGCGTGGGCGGGGAGAGGGTCGCTGGCGGCTGTGGCGCGGGGAAGGTCTTCCTGCCGCAACTGCACTCTTACCCTTCACGGCCATCATCTCGTGCCGATAGTGAGCTGGCTTTTTCTCCGCGGCCGGTGTGCGCACTGCAAAATCTCTATTCCTCTTTCCTTGCTGGTGACAGAGGCGGCATTTGGCGTCCTCTTTCTTTTGCTGTGGTTTGTTCAGTTTGGAAGTTTCACTCACGTCCCCACGGATGAACGCGCGTGGCTTGGGTTTGCCGTTAAGCTGCTTTTTCTGCTCATGTTTGGGATCCTCGCCTTGTTTGATTGGTACCACATGACTCTCCCGGACCGTCTTACGGTACCGTTTATCACTATGGCGGCCGTTGTGAATATACTTCTTGAACCAACCGCGGCACGCGCGATCGATCTTCTTTCTGGCGCCGCCATTCTCGCTGCCTTTTTTGGCTTGCAGTATCTCCTCTCCCGCGGGCGATGGATTGGGGCAGGGGATATACGTTTCGGTGTTCTTCTTGGGGCCATGTTTGGCGTAAGTGGTGTGTTTGTGGCGGCGTTCGGATACGTTATTGGAGCCGCCGTGAGCATTGTGTTGCTTGCCACGGGGCTCGCCCATCGGAAAACGGCGCTTCCGCTTGGCCTATTCCTTTCGCTTGGCGGCGCCGTGTTTCTGCTTCTTGGTGACTGGCTCGTGCGGGTGCTCTATGTCTGA
- the gatA gene encoding Asp-tRNA(Asn)/Glu-tRNA(Gln) amidotransferase subunit GatA has product MDITKMSATGLVRAQNAGEVTAEEIVRSFLKRIEEVNGGIHAFVEVYSDEAIEEAKRIDERRKNGEDTGPLAGVPVAVKDCILVQGHKATAGSKILGAYTAAYDATVVSRLRAAGGIIIGRTNMDEFAMGSSTETSAWGATKNPWDTERVPGGSSGGSAAAVAAGMVPLALGSDTGGSVRQPASLCGVVGIKPTYGRLSRYGLIALASSLDQVGVFARTASDAALVLSVCGGKDDRDATSVETDAVIPELVEHDVKGLRVGLPEEYFLEGMDPEIRAAVEASAEVLREGGAKIEKISLPHTAYALATYYVVMPCEASSNLARFDGIRYGDPIATETLLARYTNTRGAGFGREAKRRIMLGTFALSAGYYDAYYKKALQVRAKIREDFDRAFEKVDMILTPTSPCVAWKLGEKFDDPLAMYLADIYTISVNLAGLPGISLPCGLVQGLPAGVQFIGKPFGEYTLLRASAYLQSKTDHHTRIPDV; this is encoded by the coding sequence ATGGATATCACGAAGATGAGTGCGACAGGACTTGTGCGCGCACAGAATGCTGGTGAAGTTACAGCGGAGGAGATTGTGCGCAGCTTTCTCAAACGAATAGAAGAAGTTAATGGGGGGATTCATGCGTTTGTCGAGGTATATTCCGATGAGGCCATAGAGGAAGCTAAACGCATAGATGAACGGCGGAAGAACGGGGAAGATACAGGGCCGCTTGCGGGAGTACCAGTGGCGGTGAAAGATTGCATTCTCGTGCAAGGGCACAAGGCGACGGCAGGGTCGAAGATCCTCGGGGCGTACACGGCAGCGTACGACGCGACAGTTGTTTCGCGTCTGCGTGCTGCTGGGGGCATCATCATTGGACGCACGAACATGGACGAGTTTGCTATGGGCTCGTCTACCGAGACATCCGCATGGGGAGCAACAAAGAATCCGTGGGATACAGAGCGCGTCCCGGGGGGTTCTTCGGGCGGGTCGGCGGCGGCTGTGGCGGCAGGTATGGTTCCATTGGCGCTTGGATCGGACACAGGAGGTTCGGTGCGCCAGCCGGCAAGCTTGTGTGGCGTTGTGGGTATTAAACCTACATATGGAAGGCTATCGCGTTACGGACTCATTGCGCTTGCATCGAGCCTAGATCAGGTCGGTGTCTTTGCGCGCACGGCCTCGGATGCGGCGCTCGTGCTGTCGGTGTGCGGAGGCAAGGATGATCGTGATGCGACATCTGTCGAGACGGACGCGGTGATTCCGGAACTTGTCGAGCATGACGTAAAAGGACTCCGCGTTGGTTTGCCGGAGGAATACTTTTTGGAAGGAATGGATCCGGAAATCCGCGCGGCCGTGGAAGCATCTGCCGAGGTTCTTCGGGAGGGCGGCGCAAAAATCGAAAAAATTTCTCTTCCGCACACGGCGTATGCGCTTGCCACGTATTATGTCGTGATGCCCTGTGAGGCGAGTTCGAACTTGGCTCGGTTTGACGGGATTCGCTACGGCGACCCAATTGCTACAGAGACGCTTCTTGCTCGCTACACGAACACGCGCGGGGCGGGATTTGGCCGTGAGGCAAAGCGGCGCATCATGCTTGGGACGTTTGCTCTCTCGGCCGGTTATTACGACGCGTATTACAAAAAAGCACTACAAGTGCGCGCAAAGATTCGGGAAGATTTTGATCGCGCGTTTGAAAAGGTGGACATGATTCTCACACCGACGTCTCCTTGCGTGGCGTGGAAGCTTGGGGAAAAGTTTGATGACCCGCTTGCCATGTATCTGGCCGACATCTATACCATCTCCGTAAATCTTGCGGGACTTCCCGGCATCTCGCTTCCGTGTGGACTGGTGCAGGGCTTGCCCGCGGGTGTGCAGTTTATCGGGAAGCCATTTGGTGAGTACACACTTCTTCGCGCCAGTGCCTATCTTCAATCAAAGACAGATCATCACACGCGTATTCCGGATGTATGA